From Betaproteobacteria bacterium, one genomic window encodes:
- a CDS encoding glycosyltransferase — MARSHEVTICCVKMLGDLAASVDPRIHVVCLDKGEGNDLRLPFRLSRLLRERNIDVMHAHNWGVYLEAALAGVLARTPVCIQTVHGPYMDYAPGWSSQLKRRVRHTLERMLAPLFAKIVTVSDSVQTYIREEIGIPGSRLATIHNGIQVDETAHAPKTAAKLSALPSAD, encoded by the coding sequence ATGGCAAGGTCCCACGAAGTCACCATCTGCTGCGTCAAGATGTTGGGTGACCTGGCAGCGAGTGTGGATCCGCGGATTCACGTTGTGTGTCTGGACAAGGGCGAAGGCAACGACCTGCGCTTGCCGTTCAGACTTTCCCGCCTGCTGCGGGAGCGCAATATCGACGTAATGCACGCGCACAATTGGGGGGTGTACCTGGAAGCGGCGCTTGCCGGCGTGCTGGCGCGCACGCCCGTTTGCATCCAAACCGTGCACGGACCCTACATGGACTACGCGCCGGGCTGGAGTTCACAGCTGAAACGGCGTGTGCGGCACACGCTGGAGCGAATGCTGGCACCGTTGTTCGCGAAGATCGTTACCGTATCCGATTCAGTACAGACCTATATCCGCGAAGAAATCGGCATTCCGGGCTCACGCCTCGCCACCATTCACAACGGGATACAGGTGGATGAGACTGCCCACGCGCCAAAAACGGCGGCGAAGTTATCTGCATTACCGTCGGCCGACTAG
- a CDS encoding glycosyltransferase has translation MCITVGRLATIKNQAMMIRAFHAAACANAKLWLVGDGPERATLEALAAELALEDRVSFIGFRHDVADLLSQSDIFLMSSNYEGVSIAVLEAMRASLPVIGTQVGGMSETVKPDTGVLMPAGDIAAMAAAIRMLADSPEKRQQLGAAGREFLITEFSINNMLTKYELLYKGNSA, from the coding sequence ATCTGCATTACCGTCGGCCGACTAGCTACAATCAAAAATCAGGCGATGATGATTCGCGCCTTTCACGCCGCTGCTTGCGCCAATGCAAAATTGTGGTTGGTGGGCGATGGTCCGGAACGCGCGACATTGGAAGCATTGGCTGCGGAACTGGCGCTGGAGGATCGTGTGTCGTTTATCGGCTTTCGCCACGACGTCGCCGACCTGCTGTCGCAAAGTGACATTTTCCTGATGTCATCCAATTACGAAGGCGTGTCAATCGCGGTACTGGAAGCGATGCGCGCTTCGTTGCCGGTAATCGGCACGCAGGTTGGCGGAATGTCGGAAACAGTGAAACCTGATACCGGCGTGCTGATGCCGGCAGGCGATATCGCTGCCATGGCCGCGGCCATCAGGATGCTGGCTGACTCGCCCGAAAAGCGGCAGCAACTGGGTGCCGCCGGCCGTGAGTTCCTTATCACCGAGTTTTCGATCAACAACATGTTGACGAAATACGAGTTGCTCTACAAAGGAAATTCCGCATGA
- a CDS encoding glycosyltransferase has translation MNQPQRPLRILYHHRTQGRGAEGVHIVSIVHALEKMGHHVMVLSPSGVDPMKAAGDAPVDKSPVKTKGMQRVWSWISRNLPNWLFELAEIAYNVPAGRRLEEVLAASHYDIIYERYAFYLLAGSRKAAKYNIPFVLEANEVSGIKDRARKQNFERLCRRFERSLFSRCAGILTVSSHLRDRILANGVEPARVRVVPNAVDIEKFALVKRDPGLIAQLGLTGSKVMVVAGWFDKWDRLDFLMSALAKLTAPFPDVKLLVVGDGPVLAEARTKAASLGLDKHLVFAGAVPRKAVLGYLCLADIAVLPHSNEFGSPVVMFEFMGLHVPVVAPRLAPIEDVHVDGETALLFAPLKLEELTDKLSALLSSSELRKAVADRAYAQLVREHTWEQNARQILDVAGRA, from the coding sequence ATGAATCAGCCGCAGCGCCCTCTACGAATCCTCTACCACCACCGTACGCAGGGCCGCGGCGCGGAGGGCGTACATATCGTGAGCATCGTTCACGCACTCGAGAAAATGGGTCACCACGTGATGGTATTGTCGCCCTCGGGCGTCGACCCGATGAAGGCGGCCGGCGATGCCCCGGTCGACAAGTCGCCGGTAAAGACCAAAGGTATGCAGCGCGTCTGGAGCTGGATCAGCCGCAACCTGCCCAACTGGCTGTTCGAACTGGCCGAAATTGCCTATAACGTTCCCGCCGGGCGAAGGCTCGAGGAAGTGCTTGCCGCGTCGCACTACGACATCATCTATGAGCGGTACGCTTTCTACCTTCTGGCCGGTTCGCGCAAGGCCGCGAAATACAACATCCCGTTTGTGCTGGAAGCCAACGAAGTCAGCGGCATCAAGGACCGCGCGCGCAAGCAGAATTTCGAGAGGCTGTGCCGGCGTTTCGAGCGTTCGCTGTTCAGCCGCTGTGCCGGCATCCTGACGGTTTCCAGCCATTTGCGCGACCGCATCCTTGCCAACGGCGTGGAACCTGCGCGGGTGCGGGTCGTGCCAAACGCGGTGGATATCGAAAAATTTGCGCTCGTCAAGCGCGATCCCGGTCTCATAGCGCAACTTGGCCTCACCGGTAGCAAGGTGATGGTGGTTGCTGGCTGGTTCGACAAGTGGGACCGGCTTGATTTCCTGATGAGCGCGCTGGCAAAACTGACCGCCCCCTTTCCCGATGTCAAACTGTTGGTGGTAGGTGATGGCCCGGTGCTGGCTGAGGCGCGCACCAAGGCGGCCTCACTCGGGCTTGATAAGCACCTGGTGTTTGCCGGCGCTGTACCGCGCAAAGCGGTTCTTGGCTATCTTTGCCTGGCCGACATTGCGGTCTTGCCGCACTCAAACGAATTCGGCTCGCCGGTGGTGATGTTCGAATTCATGGGTCTCCATGTGCCGGTGGTGGCGCCCAGGCTTGCGCCCATCGAGGATGTGCATGTCGATGGCGAGACGGCGCTGCTGTTTGCGCCCTTGAAGCTGGAGGAACTAACCGACAAGCTGTCCGCGTTGCTTTCCTCAAGCGAGTTGCGCAAAGCCGTCGCCGACCGCGCCTATGCGCAACTGGTGCGTGAGCACACCTGGGAGCAGAACGCGCGGCAGATCCTGGATGTGGCTGGCAGGGCGTAA